The following proteins are encoded in a genomic region of Sulfurimonas sp. HSL3-7:
- the rpsQ gene encoding 30S ribosomal protein S17, which yields MSQREIQGVVVKIAGDKTASVLVERRVMHPRYHKVVKRFKKYLIHDEKNTLKEGDVVVAVECRPLSKTKSYRLKNVVVGAE from the coding sequence ATGAGTCAACGTGAAATTCAAGGTGTAGTAGTAAAGATCGCTGGTGATAAGACAGCTTCTGTTTTGGTAGAGCGTCGTGTTATGCACCCACGTTACCACAAAGTTGTCAAGCGTTTTAAAAAGTATCTTATCCATGATGAGAAGAACACTCTAAAAGAAGGTGACGTCGTCGTTGCTGTTGAGTGTCGTCCGCTTTCTAAAACGAAATCATACCGACTTAAAAACGTTGTTGTAGGAGCTGAGTAA
- the rplN gene encoding 50S ribosomal protein L14: MIQSFTRLKVADNTGAKEIMCIKVLGGSKRRYATVGDVIVASVKKAIPTGKVKKGQVVKAVVVRTKKEVHRENGSLIRFDDNAAVILDAKREPIGTRIFGPVSREVRYAGFMKIVSLAPEVV; the protein is encoded by the coding sequence ATGATCCAGAGTTTTACACGTTTAAAAGTTGCTGATAACACAGGTGCTAAAGAGATCATGTGTATCAAAGTTCTTGGCGGTTCTAAGCGTCGCTATGCAACTGTTGGTGACGTTATCGTAGCATCAGTCAAAAAAGCGATCCCGACAGGGAAAGTAAAAAAAGGTCAAGTTGTTAAAGCTGTTGTTGTTCGTACAAAAAAAGAGGTTCATCGTGAAAACGGTTCTCTTATCCGTTTCGATGACAATGCCGCAGTAATCCTTGATGCAAAAAGAGAGCCTATTGGTACTCGTATTTTCGGGCCTGTAAGTCGTGAAGTACGTTACGCTGGTTTCATGAAAATTGTATCACTAGCGCCGGAGGTTGTTTAA
- the rplX gene encoding 50S ribosomal protein L24, which produces MAKFNFKKGDTVEIIAGDDKGTKATVLAVMPKKGKVIVEGCKIAKKTVKPTEENPKGGFMNKEMPIDVSNVRKVEA; this is translated from the coding sequence ATGGCAAAGTTTAATTTCAAAAAGGGTGATACTGTTGAGATCATCGCTGGTGACGATAAAGGCACTAAAGCGACAGTTCTTGCAGTAATGCCAAAAAAAGGTAAGGTTATTGTTGAGGGTTGTAAAATCGCTAAGAAAACAGTTAAACCTACTGAAGAAAACCCTAAAGGCGGATTCATGAACAAAGAGATGCCGATAGATGTCTCTAATGTCCGCAAAGTGGAGGCGTAA
- the rplE gene encoding 50S ribosomal protein L5: protein MARLKEKYLALKPQLQEQLGIKNPMEIPAFEKIVISVGTGFAMKDNKLIQNIQDTISAIAGQHASVVEAKKSVAGFKVREGMPVGVRVTLRGAKMYEFLDRLVAIALPRVKDFRGVPRNGFDGRGNYNFGLDEQLIFPEVNYDSIMQIHGMNITVVTTTQSDKEAFALLEAMGMPFTKERTNG from the coding sequence ATGGCACGTTTAAAAGAAAAATATCTTGCTCTTAAGCCACAGCTTCAAGAGCAACTGGGCATCAAAAACCCTATGGAGATCCCAGCATTTGAAAAAATCGTTATCTCTGTAGGTACCGGTTTTGCGATGAAAGATAACAAGCTTATCCAAAACATCCAAGACACGATCTCTGCGATTGCGGGTCAGCATGCATCGGTTGTCGAAGCGAAGAAATCGGTAGCGGGTTTCAAAGTACGTGAAGGTATGCCGGTAGGTGTTCGTGTAACACTTCGTGGCGCTAAAATGTACGAATTCCTTGACCGTTTGGTTGCTATCGCGCTTCCACGTGTTAAAGACTTCCGTGGTGTACCTCGTAACGGTTTTGATGGTCGCGGTAACTACAACTTCGGTCTGGATGAGCAGTTGATCTTCCCTGAAGTTAATTACGATTCGATCATGCAGATCCACGGTATGAACATCACTGTTGTCACAACAACACAAAGTGATAAAGAAGCCTTTGCTCTTCTTGAAGCAATGGGTATGCCGTTCACTAAGGAGCGCACAAATGGCTAA
- a CDS encoding type Z 30S ribosomal protein S14 encodes MAKKSMIAKAKRTPKYAVRAYTRCQICGRPHSVIRDFGICRVCFRKMANEGLIPGVRKSSW; translated from the coding sequence ATGGCTAAAAAATCAATGATCGCGAAAGCGAAACGCACACCTAAGTATGCGGTTCGCGCTTATACACGTTGCCAGATCTGTGGTCGTCCACACTCTGTCATTCGTGATTTCGGCATCTGCCGTGTTTGCTTTAGAAAAATGGCAAACGAAGGTCTAATCCCAGGTGTTAGAAAGTCTTCTTGGTAA
- the rpsH gene encoding 30S ribosomal protein S8, giving the protein MVNDLISDSLTRIRNAAMRRLDVTTLMHSKSVEAVVAILADKGYIDSFNVVENGPKKSINVVLKYDENGKTVINEMKRVSKPGRRVYKHAADIKRFKNGYGTIIVSTSKGVLPNDKAFELGIGGEVMCTVW; this is encoded by the coding sequence ATGGTAAATGATTTAATTTCGGATTCGTTGACACGTATTCGTAATGCGGCTATGCGTCGTCTTGATGTTACGACACTAATGCACTCAAAAAGTGTTGAAGCTGTTGTGGCTATTTTAGCTGACAAAGGCTACATCGACTCTTTCAACGTGGTTGAAAACGGCCCTAAAAAAAGCATCAACGTTGTGTTGAAGTATGATGAAAACGGTAAGACTGTGATCAATGAGATGAAACGTGTTTCTAAACCTGGCCGTCGTGTGTACAAGCATGCTGCTGATATTAAACGTTTCAAAAACGGTTACGGTACGATCATCGTTTCAACATCTAAAGGCGTTCTCCCTAATGATAAAGCTTTCGAGCTTGGCATTGGCGGCGAAGTCATGTGTACAGTTTGGTAG
- the rplF gene encoding 50S ribosomal protein L6, with product MSRIGKNPVEVPAEIKVSVDGAIVTFVKGNVTRTLDTKGNVAIELDGQTLTFKNLSDSREHRAFWGTYRSLAANIVKGLTEGFTKQLEINGVGYRAAVQGKVLNLQLGHSHDINYDIPAGLDISVEKNVITIKGSDNQQIGQVAAEIRSFRPPEPYKGKGVKYMEETIVRKAGKTAKK from the coding sequence ATGTCACGTATTGGAAAAAATCCTGTTGAAGTACCGGCTGAAATTAAAGTTAGTGTTGATGGAGCGATCGTTACTTTCGTAAAAGGTAACGTAACGCGTACGTTGGACACTAAAGGGAATGTAGCGATCGAACTAGACGGTCAGACACTTACATTCAAAAACCTTTCTGATTCTCGTGAGCACCGCGCATTCTGGGGAACATACCGTTCACTGGCTGCAAACATTGTCAAGGGTCTTACAGAAGGTTTTACAAAACAACTTGAGATTAACGGTGTTGGTTACCGTGCTGCCGTTCAAGGTAAAGTACTTAACCTTCAACTGGGCCACTCGCATGATATCAACTATGATATTCCTGCCGGTCTAGATATCTCAGTTGAGAAAAACGTGATCACGATCAAAGGTAGCGACAACCAGCAAATCGGTCAAGTTGCAGCTGAGATCCGTTCATTCCGTCCGCCAGAACCTTACAAAGGTAAAGGTGTGAAATACATGGAAGAGACTATCGTGCGTAAAGCCGGTAAGACTGCTAAGAAATAA
- the rplR gene encoding 50S ribosomal protein L18, producing the protein MNAKTLKIKAKKRIQRKRRIRAKISGTAALPRVSVFRSNRYLSAQAINDETATTLAAIHSKASGLKANREDAAKLAEQFAATLKGAGINEIVFDRNGYQYHGVIAAFGEALRANEIKF; encoded by the coding sequence ATGAATGCAAAAACTTTAAAAATCAAAGCTAAAAAGCGTATCCAACGTAAGCGCCGTATTCGCGCAAAGATCTCAGGAACTGCTGCACTTCCACGTGTATCGGTTTTCCGTTCAAATCGTTACCTGTCTGCGCAAGCGATCAACGATGAGACGGCAACAACGTTAGCTGCTATTCACTCTAAGGCTTCTGGTCTTAAAGCGAACAGAGAAGATGCGGCGAAACTTGCTGAGCAATTTGCTGCTACACTTAAAGGTGCTGGTATCAATGAGATTGTATTTGATCGTAACGGTTACCAATATCACGGTGTGATCGCTGCTTTCGGTGAAGCACTTCGTGCAAACGAAATTAAGTTTTAG
- the rpsE gene encoding 30S ribosomal protein S5 has protein sequence MNTINREDFEESIVNIGRVTKVVKGGRRFRFTALVVVGNKNGTVGYGVGKAKEVPDAIRKAVDNAFKNLTTVKIKGTTIAHDIEHKFNASRVWMAPASEGTGIIAGGALRPVLELAGIQDILTKSIGSNNPNTVVRATVEALANMKG, from the coding sequence ATGAATACAATCAACAGAGAAGATTTCGAAGAATCGATCGTAAACATCGGTCGTGTAACAAAAGTTGTAAAAGGTGGACGTCGTTTCCGTTTTACAGCACTAGTGGTTGTCGGTAACAAAAATGGTACCGTCGGTTACGGTGTCGGTAAAGCGAAAGAGGTTCCTGATGCAATCCGTAAAGCAGTAGACAATGCCTTCAAAAACTTAACTACTGTTAAGATTAAAGGTACTACTATTGCTCACGATATTGAGCACAAATTCAATGCTAGTCGTGTATGGATGGCTCCGGCATCAGAAGGTACAGGTATTATCGCCGGTGGTGCGCTTCGTCCTGTTCTTGAGCTTGCCGGTATCCAGGATATCTTGACGAAGTCTATTGGCTCAAACAATCCAAATACCGTTGTACGTGCGACTGTCGAAGCACTTGCAAACATGAAAGGATAG
- the rplO gene encoding 50S ribosomal protein L15, giving the protein MALENLTPAEGSTQSRKRVGRGQGSGMGKTSTRGQKGQKSRTGYKRKRNFEGGQQPLARRLPKIGFTSRVEKPYVINVEKVTAVAELAEITMATIREVHKLSKETTCVKLVGASAKDLASKIKDENVTTTGK; this is encoded by the coding sequence ATGGCATTAGAAAACTTAACACCTGCAGAAGGTTCTACACAGTCTCGTAAACGTGTAGGACGCGGTCAGGGTTCAGGCATGGGTAAAACATCGACTCGTGGTCAAAAAGGTCAAAAATCCCGTACAGGTTACAAACGCAAGCGTAACTTCGAGGGTGGACAGCAGCCGTTGGCACGCCGTCTTCCTAAGATCGGTTTTACGTCACGTGTTGAAAAACCGTACGTGATCAATGTCGAGAAAGTAACTGCAGTTGCTGAACTTGCAGAGATCACAATGGCTACAATTCGTGAAGTACACAAACTTAGCAAAGAGACAACATGTGTTAAACTTGTTGGTGCTTCTGCTAAGGACCTTGCTTCTAAAATTAAAGACGAAAACGTTACAACAACTGGCAAATAA
- the secY gene encoding preprotein translocase subunit SecY — protein sequence MNQQLVNKILITIGFLFIYRLLAYVPVPGVDTAVIASFFDSHQSDALGLMNMFSGNAVERLSIISLGIMPYITASIIMELLAATFPNLGQMKKERDGMVKYMQIIRYATIAITIVQAIGVSIGLQSLTGPDGSSAILTDHTTFIVISAVSMLAGTMLLMWIGEQITQSGIGNGISLIIFAGIVSAIPSAIGQSISMVNEGAMSFLTVLAILALILVTVGVIIYVELGERRVPVTYAKKTMMQNQNKRVMNYIPIKVNLSGVIPVIFASAILMFPMTVLSSSTNPTVQAIADVLNPNSYFFNFLTFTFVIFFAFFYASIVFNAKDISENLKRQGGFIPGVRPGASTAAFLNETASRLTITGALYLGLVATLPFMIIKGMGVPFFFGGTAVLIVVQVALDTMRKIEAQIYMSKYETISAVGL from the coding sequence ATGAACCAGCAACTTGTAAACAAGATCTTAATAACGATCGGGTTTCTCTTCATCTACCGTCTACTGGCATACGTGCCGGTACCGGGGGTAGATACTGCGGTAATCGCATCTTTCTTCGACTCTCATCAATCTGATGCTCTTGGACTTATGAATATGTTCAGTGGTAATGCAGTCGAACGTCTCTCAATTATTTCACTCGGTATCATGCCTTATATCACCGCCTCAATCATCATGGAACTTTTAGCAGCGACATTCCCGAATTTGGGTCAGATGAAAAAAGAGCGCGACGGTATGGTGAAATATATGCAGATCATCCGTTATGCAACGATCGCCATCACTATTGTGCAGGCGATCGGTGTGAGCATTGGTCTACAAAGTTTGACGGGGCCTGACGGCTCAAGTGCGATCTTAACAGACCACACGACATTTATCGTAATCTCTGCAGTCTCCATGCTTGCAGGAACGATGCTGTTGATGTGGATTGGTGAGCAGATCACGCAAAGTGGTATCGGTAACGGTATCTCTTTGATTATCTTTGCGGGTATCGTTTCGGCGATTCCAAGTGCGATCGGTCAGTCGATCTCTATGGTCAACGAGGGAGCAATGAGTTTTTTAACGGTTCTTGCTATCCTTGCACTGATCCTGGTGACTGTCGGTGTTATTATCTATGTAGAACTGGGTGAGCGCCGTGTGCCTGTCACCTATGCAAAGAAAACGATGATGCAAAACCAAAATAAGCGTGTTATGAACTACATCCCTATCAAGGTCAACTTGTCAGGTGTTATCCCGGTCATCTTCGCATCGGCTATTTTGATGTTCCCGATGACGGTACTTTCAAGCAGCACGAACCCTACGGTTCAGGCGATTGCGGATGTATTGAATCCAAACAGTTATTTCTTTAACTTTTTGACCTTTACCTTTGTTATCTTCTTTGCATTTTTCTATGCATCGATCGTCTTTAACGCAAAAGACATCTCAGAGAATTTGAAGCGTCAAGGTGGGTTCATCCCTGGTGTCCGTCCGGGAGCGAGTACGGCTGCTTTCCTAAATGAGACAGCTTCTCGCTTGACGATTACGGGTGCCCTCTATCTTGGTCTGGTGGCAACGCTGCCGTTTATGATCATCAAAGGGATGGGTGTTCCTTTCTTTTTCGGCGGTACTGCCGTTCTTATCGTTGTTCAGGTAGCCCTTGACACAATGCGTAAGATCGAAGCTCAGATCTACATGAGCAAGTACGAAACTATCAGCGCGGTTGGTCTGTAA
- the map gene encoding type I methionyl aminopeptidase, with translation MAIAIRKNVEIEKLRAANKIVGETLNLMRENTRVGASLKELDAMAEDYIRSQGALPSFKGLYGFPNAVCTSVNEVIIHGIPSDYKLQEGDIVGYDIGTKFEGYYGDAAITVGVGQISETDEKLIACAKDTLYYAIENIKDGMRFKELSYLMQEFILSRGFVPLRDFCGHGIGKQPHEEPQIPNYLDGGNPKAGPKIKNGMVFCIEPMICQKEAKPVILENGWDVVSKDGLRGSHYEHTVAVVGGKAEILSQG, from the coding sequence ATGGCTATTGCGATTCGCAAAAACGTTGAAATAGAAAAACTGCGTGCTGCCAACAAGATCGTTGGCGAGACGCTTAACCTGATGCGGGAAAATACCCGTGTCGGTGCTTCGCTTAAAGAGCTTGATGCGATGGCGGAAGACTATATCCGTTCGCAGGGCGCTCTTCCTTCGTTCAAAGGCCTCTACGGTTTTCCCAATGCAGTCTGTACCTCCGTTAATGAAGTGATCATACACGGCATTCCGAGTGATTACAAACTGCAAGAGGGTGATATCGTCGGTTACGATATCGGAACGAAATTTGAGGGCTATTACGGTGACGCAGCCATTACCGTCGGTGTCGGTCAGATAAGTGAAACGGATGAGAAGCTGATTGCCTGTGCCAAAGATACCCTCTACTATGCAATCGAGAATATCAAAGACGGCATGCGGTTCAAAGAGCTCTCCTACCTGATGCAGGAGTTTATCCTGAGTCGCGGTTTTGTACCGCTTCGTGACTTTTGCGGTCACGGTATCGGTAAACAGCCGCACGAAGAGCCTCAGATCCCGAACTATCTTGACGGCGGGAACCCAAAAGCGGGTCCGAAGATCAAGAACGGCATGGTCTTCTGTATAGAGCCGATGATCTGCCAAAAAGAGGCGAAACCCGTGATCCTGGAGAACGGGTGGGATGTCGTTAGTAAAGATGGCCTACGCGGGTCGCATTATGAACATACTGTTGCTGTCGTTGGCGGCAAAGCAGAAATACTTTCACAAGGATAA
- the infA gene encoding translation initiation factor IF-1: MAKSDVIEVDGKIVEALPNATFRVELDNGHVILCHIAGKMRMHYIKILPGDRVKLELTPYSLDKGRITYRYK, encoded by the coding sequence ATGGCAAAATCAGACGTCATTGAAGTTGATGGGAAAATAGTTGAAGCGCTGCCGAATGCAACATTCCGCGTAGAGCTTGATAACGGGCATGTGATCTTGTGTCACATTGCCGGCAAGATGCGTATGCACTACATCAAGATTTTGCCTGGAGACAGAGTAAAGCTTGAACTTACACCATACTCTTTGGACAAAGGGCGTATTACTTATAGATATAAGTAA
- a CDS encoding protein disulfide oxidoreductase codes for MQKHSQKRWTLKRILKEIAIMLLMILVISNVLSYIRKPDITENQLPAIKALLISGDQFDSAVFEGKPLLIHFWATWCPTCKVEADNIQRLSKQYNVVTFAVKSGDNEALRTYMEEREFDFGVINDNDGRWASRFNVQGYPTTFIYDASGEIRFSEVGYTSTAGLLLRMWWVD; via the coding sequence ATGCAAAAACACAGCCAAAAGAGATGGACGCTCAAACGTATACTCAAAGAGATCGCTATTATGCTGCTTATGATTTTGGTGATCAGCAATGTCTTGAGTTATATACGTAAACCTGACATTACAGAGAATCAACTGCCTGCAATAAAAGCGTTGCTGATCAGCGGTGATCAGTTTGATTCCGCCGTTTTTGAAGGCAAACCGCTGCTTATTCATTTTTGGGCGACGTGGTGTCCCACCTGCAAGGTCGAAGCAGACAACATTCAGCGTCTCTCAAAACAATATAACGTTGTAACATTTGCCGTGAAGTCAGGCGATAATGAAGCGCTGCGAACCTATATGGAAGAACGTGAATTTGATTTTGGTGTCATAAATGATAATGACGGACGGTGGGCCAGTCGCTTTAATGTTCAAGGCTATCCGACAACATTTATCTATGATGCTTCGGGGGAGATCCGTTTCAGCGAGGTGGGCTACACCTCTACTGCCGGTTTACTGTTACGAATGTGGTGGGTCGATTAA
- a CDS encoding DUF2461 domain-containing protein produces MPFEHFPKEAIPFLRSIEQNNTKEWFEAHKDGYTKYILEPSRAFVEEMGEHLQALVPTINAIPKINHSLFRIYRDTRFSKDKTPIKSKIGIIFWQGQDIRMQSSCFYLHFSPRELLIASGIRTFDPDLLAAYRDYIKVDKNREALHLILEALKNRGYTVEEPHYKRLPRGFDKKMSLEYLARMKAIAVYHTDKASLISEKKLIPELYRHYETFLPLQQWLYVMSLTKSRD; encoded by the coding sequence ATGCCATTCGAACATTTTCCTAAAGAAGCCATCCCTTTTTTAAGGTCAATTGAACAAAACAATACCAAAGAGTGGTTTGAAGCCCATAAAGATGGCTATACCAAATACATCCTGGAACCAAGCCGTGCCTTTGTCGAAGAGATGGGCGAACATCTGCAGGCCCTTGTACCGACGATCAATGCCATCCCGAAGATCAACCACTCTCTCTTTCGTATCTATCGTGACACCCGTTTTTCCAAAGACAAAACCCCCATCAAATCCAAGATCGGCATTATCTTTTGGCAGGGCCAGGATATACGGATGCAGTCAAGCTGCTTTTACCTGCACTTTTCACCCCGGGAGCTGCTCATCGCTTCCGGTATAAGGACCTTTGATCCTGATCTTTTAGCTGCTTACCGCGACTATATCAAAGTCGATAAAAACCGTGAGGCACTCCACCTGATTCTGGAAGCGCTGAAGAACAGAGGGTACACTGTTGAAGAACCCCACTATAAACGTCTGCCTAGAGGGTTCGACAAAAAGATGAGTCTGGAATATTTAGCCCGAATGAAAGCTATAGCCGTCTATCATACGGACAAAGCTTCGCTTATCTCAGAAAAAAAACTTATTCCTGAACTTTACAGACATTATGAAACTTTTCTGCCGCTGCAGCAGTGGCTGTATGTAATGAGCCTGACCAAATCACGCGATTAA
- a CDS encoding FAD-dependent oxidoreductase: MHDNHYFQVAIIGGGISGTSLLYTLARYTDLSSVALFEKYDEIGSVNTNARSNSQTLHCGDIETNYTYAKAKKVKRTANMLERYALNHGYGGKHIHKVTKMALGVGAEEVAYIKKRYKEFVALYPYMELWDETALAEIEPALMEGRTEPVVAMGAKDQYSAVDFGAIAKSFVDNAKKESKKEVELFLNTQITSMKKRGDKIILASDEGEYFVDFVVVNAGAHSLLLAHQMGFGEAYSCLPIGGSFFYAKENILNSKVYTVQNPKLPFAAVHGDPDLVKDGIARFGPTALALPKLERYRASHFVDFLHALSPDETVVKVFYDLLKDDDIRDYIFRNFIYEIPGLRRNEFVKELRKIIPNIEPEEIEFAENVGGLRPQVIDKVKKELLLGEAKIETEIGVIFNMTPSPGATSCLGNAEVDTRLLCDYLGVRFYAEKFKKELE, from the coding sequence ATGCATGACAACCACTATTTTCAGGTCGCCATTATCGGCGGCGGCATCTCCGGAACTTCACTGCTTTACACCCTGGCCCGTTATACCGACCTCTCGAGTGTCGCTCTTTTTGAAAAGTATGATGAGATAGGCAGCGTCAACACCAATGCCAGAAGCAACTCCCAGACTTTGCACTGCGGCGATATCGAGACCAATTACACCTATGCGAAGGCCAAAAAGGTCAAACGTACGGCGAACATGCTGGAAAGATATGCCCTTAACCACGGCTACGGCGGCAAACATATCCACAAGGTTACGAAGATGGCACTGGGCGTCGGTGCCGAAGAAGTGGCCTATATCAAAAAGCGCTATAAAGAGTTCGTAGCGCTCTACCCCTATATGGAACTTTGGGATGAAACGGCCTTGGCCGAGATCGAACCGGCATTGATGGAAGGGCGGACTGAACCGGTTGTCGCGATGGGGGCAAAAGATCAATATTCTGCCGTAGACTTCGGTGCTATTGCGAAGAGCTTTGTCGATAATGCCAAAAAAGAGTCCAAAAAAGAGGTGGAGCTCTTTTTGAACACCCAGATAACGTCGATGAAAAAGCGGGGCGACAAAATTATTTTGGCAAGTGATGAGGGGGAGTATTTTGTGGACTTTGTCGTCGTCAATGCCGGGGCACACTCCCTGCTTTTGGCCCATCAAATGGGTTTCGGCGAGGCGTACTCCTGCCTGCCGATAGGCGGAAGTTTTTTTTATGCCAAAGAGAACATACTGAACTCCAAAGTCTATACGGTGCAAAACCCGAAACTCCCTTTTGCCGCTGTCCACGGCGATCCCGATCTGGTCAAAGACGGCATCGCCCGCTTCGGTCCGACAGCGCTGGCCCTGCCCAAACTGGAGCGTTACCGCGCAAGCCACTTTGTCGACTTTTTACATGCGCTCAGCCCTGATGAGACCGTCGTAAAGGTCTTCTACGATCTTCTGAAAGATGATGATATCCGCGACTACATTTTCAGGAACTTTATCTATGAGATCCCAGGTCTTCGGCGAAACGAGTTTGTCAAAGAGCTGAGAAAGATCATTCCGAATATTGAACCGGAGGAGATCGAGTTCGCCGAAAATGTCGGGGGTCTGCGTCCGCAGGTGATCGACAAGGTGAAGAAAGAACTGCTTCTGGGCGAAGCGAAGATAGAGACAGAGATCGGCGTGATCTTCAATATGACACCCTCACCGGGTGCGACAAGTTGTCTCGGCAATGCCGAAGTAGATACAAGATTACTGTGCGATTATCTCGGTGTTCGTTTTTATGCGGAAAAATTCAAGAAAGAACTTGAATAG
- a CDS encoding arylesterase: MNKTNLAALFLGLILVLLFLNRFDTPSPERQRLGSDARVLAFGDSLTYGYGAVEMSYPKQLQTRIGRSVINAGISGEVSSAGLKRLPGLLERYHPALVILCHGGNDILRQSSREQLKLNLIAMIQLSRKSGAEVLLVGVPGFGLFGPNTVALYEEIAQEKGVLFEGNILEKIESEPALKSDRIHPNAIGYGLMAEAFEAVIKENGLL, from the coding sequence ATGAACAAAACCAATTTAGCAGCACTTTTTCTTGGCCTTATCCTGGTACTTCTTTTTCTGAACAGATTCGATACACCATCGCCTGAGAGACAAAGACTTGGATCTGATGCACGGGTACTGGCTTTCGGCGACAGTCTGACCTATGGCTACGGTGCAGTGGAGATGAGTTATCCGAAACAGCTGCAAACACGTATCGGACGCAGTGTCATCAATGCCGGTATATCGGGGGAAGTTTCGTCAGCGGGATTAAAAAGGCTACCCGGATTGCTTGAGCGATACCATCCTGCGCTTGTGATCTTGTGTCACGGCGGCAATGATATTCTGAGACAATCGTCAAGAGAGCAGCTTAAACTCAACCTGATCGCGATGATACAGCTTTCACGAAAGAGCGGGGCAGAGGTACTGCTGGTCGGCGTGCCAGGTTTTGGGCTGTTCGGACCCAATACCGTGGCGCTTTATGAAGAGATCGCCCAGGAAAAAGGTGTTCTTTTCGAAGGGAACATTCTAGAGAAGATAGAGAGTGAACCGGCATTGAAAAGTGACCGTATCCATCCCAATGCAATAGGATACGGGCTGATGGCTGAGGCCTTTGAAGCAGTGATAAAAGAGAACGGTCTGCTGTAA